The window AGTAGAAGTTCTGATGTTGCTCTTCTCTTGCTCTTCCTGAATTCACGTTGTATTTATTCAGAATCACTGAGCTCACCATcctaaagaaatattattttcacttCAAATAATTTGAGTAAACTTCCTGATCCTCATAtcaaaaatatgtttgttttgcCTCCTCATGTTTTTGGAAATCATAAAGTTATTGTCATACATTCTGACAAGCAATGTCTCtctccattctattttttttattaacttccaGGTAAGTCTAAAAGCCAACTATCTTTAATTAACATATCTGGATACTGATGTTTCACCTCAAACTAGACAcctgctataaaaataaaaacatcatctTTGACAGCCCAAATACTTTTGTTCTACAGAAGTGTATTACCTCTTAGTACTGAGCATAAAGTTTTGTCTAGGACCTTTTTGATTACTTTGCtctttatactattttttaatctaatattttatttttcatcagaaaCTAATGCCCATCTCTTCCACGTTTTTCCTATAGCATTTTTCACTTCCTTATTTCTAAATGTATAAATCAAAGGATTGAGCAAGGGAGTGAGGATGGTATAAAACATTTCCACCACTTTgtcaaaaggaaagacagaaggaggccgtgcatttataaatatgcatggtacaaagaacaaaaccacaacagcaatgtgagatccacaggtggacagagctttcctcctccctctagCACTGTGTGTCCTCAGGGAGAACAAGATGATACCATAGGAAACAAGCAACAAGCAGAAGATtataatgcacataaatccacTAGTAGCAACCATCAAAAGACCTAGGATGTGAGTATCAGTGCAGGCCAGCTCCAGTAATGGGTACAAGTCACACATAAAATGATCGATGACATTAGGGCCACAAAAGGGCAGCTGGCAAGTGAAAAGAACCAGTATAATGGAATGCAAGAAGCCCCCTATCCAGGCCACCCCCATCAGAATGCCACAGAGCCTCCagttcatgatggaagagtagtgcaagggcttgcaaatggccacatagcggtcataggccatggctGTGAGGATAATCATCTCTGCTCCACCAAAGATGTGTTCAGCAAAAAGTTGAATCATGCATCCTGTGTAAGAGATGGTTTTCCTCTTATACAGTGAATCCACAATCATTTTTGGTGTGATAGCAGAGGAGAAACAGGCCTCCAGGAATGATAAGCATGCCAAGAAGAAGTGCATCGGGGAGCCCAGCAGTGCAGGACTACAAACAATGGTCACTACAATTAACATGTTACCCCCAATAGTTGCCATGTAGACCAACAAAAATACAGCAAATACTATTTTCTGTACAGTAGGATTCTGTGAGAACCCCAAAAGGACAAATTCAGTTATGAAGCTTTGGTTATGCATGATTTCTACAAAAAGGGCAAACATACTACAATTTTTGAAGTTTGTAATTATGATAAAGATTGGCTTCAGACTAGTTTATAGTTTTAGAGTCACCAACTATTTGTCATCCAAACACAAATttgaacatttattgagaataGGAGCTAGACATCAGTCAGAACTAAAGATACAGTATTCAGTACCTTTGAATTATTAGAGCTtctataaagatgaataaaatcatccatatatggttttaaaaaagaataatagattTTAATCTCCAAAGACAGCTTTGATGATTTGCTAGTGACTTCCCTAAGTGGATCATTGGGAAGCATTCTTTACTTCAGCCCCATAATGAGGAGAGGAGGACTGTAGCTGTATTATGCATTTCTGCCATGGTCACAGGAGGAGGTAGGGGTGACCCGCAAGTCATCTCTGAGTTGGAGACCCTCATTCCTACAAGAAGAAATGATATGCAAAATAAGCAAAAGTTTTAAAGCATGGCTACTCTTCAAAACTgtctttaaattgatttttttttaatgattcaatttcttctttttcaaaatgaagtatCTGTGAGAAAGTACCAAGTGACAGACAACACATAAAACTGCACTAAATgttaaggttttctttttaattatctaATGGTCATTAGAAGAGAATTTCATGAAAACAATAATGCCTACCTCTGAATGTTGAAAtagtaaataagtgaaataaagaaagggGAGCATTTATACAAGACTCACTGCCCAGCGAACCCTGTAGGATTTATATCCTtatttcatttacagaaaatTCATGCTTCAGGGGTTAAGTTCAGGCAAACACCAGATGTTTGCTCTAGGATGTTACACACAACATCTGTCACCACACCCAAGTCCTTTCCACTGGATCACTCAGGAAAGGAGTAGGGATTTCTCTTTTCTATCAAGGTCCTCAGGGTTGGGGATATCTTTCTAGGGTTTTCATCCTTCTGAATCATTAAAGTTTCTGATTCTTTGTTCATTAGTGAAGGAGCATCTTAATCAAGGAAGTATAAAATGATGAAGAATGAGAAGGTGATGACCAATCACTCATGTATACAAATAGGCAACTGCCATAGACCAGAGTCTTCAGACTCTATTAGTCATTTTTCAATACTTTACACAATGTGACTGGGTCTGA of the Sciurus carolinensis chromosome 11, mSciCar1.2, whole genome shotgun sequence genome contains:
- the LOC124959809 gene encoding olfactory receptor 4C15-like, producing MHNQSFITEFVLLGFSQNPTVQKIVFAVFLLVYMATIGGNMLIVVTIVCSPALLGSPMHFFLACLSFLEACFSSAITPKMIVDSLYKRKTISYTGCMIQLFAEHIFGGAEMIILTAMAYDRYVAICKPLHYSSIMNWRLCGILMGVAWIGGFLHSIILVLFTCQLPFCGPNVIDHFMCDLYPLLELACTDTHILGLLMVATSGFMCIIIFCLLLVSYGIILFSLRTHSARGRRKALSTCGSHIAVVVLFFVPCIFINARPPSVFPFDKVVEMFYTILTPLLNPLIYTFRNKEVKNAIGKTWKRWALVSDEK